One Aegilops tauschii subsp. strangulata cultivar AL8/78 chromosome 7, Aet v6.0, whole genome shotgun sequence genomic window carries:
- the LOC109755723 gene encoding tobamovirus multiplication protein 2A, producing the protein MACRGFFECVLKLLNLVLMAVGLAMAGYGAYLLVLWLQLLPPSPPAPPPSGDLVHLGRPMLLLIDVSISDGTSEKLISAWFIFAFIGVGVILFITSIFGCAGASARSGCCLSTYSFLIILFILVELAAGCFIFFDHSWKDVIPVDKTGNFDMIYSFLKENWRTAKWVALGAVVFEALLFTVALIVQSGNQDDYDSDDEYIGPRSGVRQPLVNKQTATDPRVPNLDYRPIRNDAWSQRMRDKYGVDSFDPNRFQQATISPAEQRNRCTIL; encoded by the exons ATGGCGTGCAGGGGCTTCTTCGAGTGCGTCCTCAAGCTGCTCAACCTCGTCCTCATGGCTGTCGGGCTGGCCATGGCGGGCTACGGCGCCTACCTGCTCGTGCTCTGGCTCCAGCTGCTGCCTCcgtcgccgccggcgccgcctccaAGCGGCGACCTAGTGCACCTTGGCCGGCCGATGCTTCTTCTTATTGACGTGTCTATCTCTGATGGGACCTCGGAGAAGCTCATCAGCGCATG GTTTATTTTTGCATTTATAGGCGTCGGTGTTATACTTTTCATTACCTCCATCTTCGGTTGTGCTGGAGCGTCAGCTAGGAGTGGATGCTGCTTATCCACT TATTCATTCCTCATCATTTTGTTCATACTAGTAGAGCTTGCTGCAGGATGCTTCATTTTCTTTGACCATAGCTGGAAAGAT GTAATTCCAGTTGATAAAACTGGTAACTTTGACATGATCTACAGTTTCCTGAAAGAAAATTGGAGAACCGCAAAATGGGTCGCACTTGGAGCTGTTGTGTTTGAG GCACTGTTGTTCACTGTAGCCCTCATAGTGCAGTCAGGCAATCAAGATGATTATGACAGTGATGATGAGTACATTGGCCCGAGGTCCGGAGTCCGTCAGCCATTGGTGAATAAGCAAACTGCTACCGATCCCAGGGTGCCCAATCTTGACTACCGTCCAATCAGGAACGATGCATGGAGCCAAAGAATGAGAGACAAG TATGGGGTGGATTCCTTTGATCCAAACAGGTTTCAACAGGCGACGATATCTCCCGCAGAACAAAGAAACAGATGCACAATCCTCTGA